One window of Kryptolebias marmoratus isolate JLee-2015 linkage group LG3, ASM164957v2, whole genome shotgun sequence genomic DNA carries:
- the wbp1lb gene encoding WW domain binding protein 1-like b → MRGVCSGLKMGLFLHAVGSVAPTESAAEKSLLRCEGVNNQSYFCEYGHCCGESQCCSYYYELWWFWLVWALIFILCCCCICHHRRTKHRLQQQQRQHEINLIAYREAHNFPSVPFYFRFLPNYLLPDYEEVVNRPPTPPPPYTALNSNPSSVASAPVAPEQQEGHRPVIQSSSVPPVSEGPGTEEPQPPTFNFRPKPDNKPMQTAQDSHMILLPDGLSVEELTGQDIKSGSVDNSCKDPLLKDFSTLESCNEDKERHPNGRRRRFTGDSGIEVCVCGTQGSNSCSGAGGTDQDSKELESLLGHNVDNDDEEEEEEEAGDFCDSCGHQASFSVEEEGRAEREPTRAPQTPQNVSSGPLHPPVCLLLHTISEQDGAAHSTEPQT, encoded by the exons ATGAGAGGTGTATGTTCGGGGCTGAAAATGGGACTGTTTTTGCACGCTGTTGGCTCTGTCGCCCCCACGGAGTCCGCTGCGGAGAAG aGCTTACTCCGCTGTGAAGGCGTCAACAACCAGAGCTACTTCTGCGAGTACGGCCACTGCTGCGGAGAATCCCAGTGCTGCAGTTATTACTACGAGCTCTGGT ggTTTTGGCTCGTGTGGGCGCTCATCTTCattttgtgctgctgctgcatatGTCACCACCGCCGCACCAAACACcggctgcagcagcaacagcgGCAACACGAGATCAACCTCATAGCTTACCGTGAAGCACACAACTTCCCATCTGTGCCCTTTTACTTCA GGTTTCTGCCGAACTACCTCCTCCCTGATTACGAAGAGGTGGTCAATCGGCCCCCGACTCCTCCCCCTCCCTACACTGCCTTAAACTCAAACCCATCTTCAGTGGCTTCTGCACCCGTGGCTCCGGAGCAGCAGGAGGGACATCGTCCAGTCATCCAGTCCTCTTCCGTCCCTCCGGTCTCTGAGGGACCCGGCACAGAGGAGCCACAGCCTCCTACTTTCAACTTTAGGCCAAAGCCTGACAATAAACCCATGCAGACAGCACAAGATTCACACATGATTCTGCTTCCGGACGGACTGAGTGTGGAGGAGCTCACCGGCCAGGACATAAAGAGCGGAAGTGTGGACAACTCCTGCAAGGACCCTTTGCTGAAGGATTTTAGCACTTTGGAGAGTTGTAATGAAGATAAAGAGCGCCACCCCAATGGAAGGAGGAGGCGTTTCACAGGGGATTCTGGgattgaggtgtgtgtgtgcggcaCACAGGGAAGCAACAGCTGCAGTGGAGCTGGAGGGACAGACCAGGACAGCAAGGAGCTAGAGAGCCTGCTGGGGCACAATGTGGATAAtgatgacgaggaggaggaggaagaggaggcaggtGACTTCTGTGACAGTTGTGGTCATCAGGCGTCCTTTagtgtggaggaggagggaagggCGGAGCGTGAGCCGACCAGGGCTCCACAGACTCCTCAGAACGTCAGCAGCGGCCCACTCCACCCACCCGTTTGCCTCCTCCTCCACACCATTAGCGAGCAGGACGGCGCGGCCCACAGCACCGAGCCGCAGACCTGA